ATGGTAAAAATACTGTTCATCACATCTTTGATCAATAATGAGTAACCAAAACTCAGCAAGGCATTAAATCTATCCTTGGGAGGGCGACGATTTCTGGTGGCAAAATGCAACTCTGAGGGAACATTTTTAGTAATAATTTGGGGTAAAGCACCAAAATATAGAGCCGCGAGATTTCCTTCGATGCCTAACAAAGAAGATAAAGAGTCAACCTTTGGCACTTGTCTTAATACTTTTTTCATCTGGGTAATGGCATAATCTAATTCTTCACATTTACTAACAAGATTTCTTTTTCCCCTCATCAATAGTTTTCGTTGCCCTTCTCCCCGACAATTAACCAATTTTTTGGCTAATTCCAAGCAAAACTCAGGTTTGGTTAAGGCTTGATACTGATTAATTCTTCTTTGAATACTGCCATTTCTGGTATCCACGCTCCCGATATATCTTCCTCCCCCCGAGATAAAGTGAATACCAACTTGTTTATAAGTCAAAAAGTGTACTGCTTGGGTAGAAATTTGAGAGAAACTGTGTAATACCACTTGCCCCACTTGTTGGATGGATACCTTTTCATCAGGTTCATTACGACGAGTGATTTTTAGTTGTTCTCCTGTTCTACCAATTCTTGTACCAGGTTCTAAAATATGGATAATATCTCGTTCGTCGTCTTGGGGAAATAAACGTATTGGTTGCCATTCTTTGTTATGGGCGAGTCTAGCTTCTTCGGGTAAACATACAGGGGCAAGGGAACATCGAGAGCATAAATACTCATTATTAGTAACGGGAGGGCGATGGACAGACTTTCTTAATTCTCTGGCTTGTTGAATGGTATCTTTTACCCACTGCCTTGCGTCATCATCCACGGGGATATGAATTAGAACATTATCGGCATGATAAAGAATCCGTCCTTCTTTGACTACAACCCCGAGACTAGCTTCTATCAAGCAACAATAGGCAAGTATTTGTAATTTATCACTCTCCCATGGTTGAGGTTGTTTTTCTTTGTCACGATAACATTTCCCCCGTTTATGCTCATAGGGTATGATTTCACCATGAAAAGTTTTCAGGGCATCAACCCTTCCTCTCAATCCTAAATATTCATCTTCTAGGTATAAATCTTGCCATTCTCCCTCTTCTTTTTCTTCTAATTCTTCATGTAATCTTCTTCCTGCAAATACGGAGGCATCCTGGGTATAAAGTTCTTCTACTTCCTCGAGATAAAATAAACGAGGACAATAGGCAAAGGCATGGAGGGCGGAAACTCTGAGGGTTGTTTCTTTCTCTTGATAATAATTTAAATCGGTGGCTAACATGGTTTTTCTTAATAGAAATTTGATCGCTACCAAGTTAACAAGCCAACTAGGAAACTAGACTTCCTTCCTCAAAGTTTTTCAATTTTATTTACCTTTAATTTAAGTTATTGAGATGATAATAAAAATTTTCCTAAAGAATTTTAACTAGGAAGAAATTTTTCCTAGTACCTCTTTTATGATGGTGTATATAGTTTGATTAAAAAATAATTTATGTCTCGTCATTTGGAACGGTTATTGGAAATTGACAATTTAATTCGGGGCAGAGAAAGGCAAACTAGCAGCAGTTTAGCTAATGCTTTGGAGGTGTGCGATCGCACCATACGCAATGATTTAGACTTTTTGCGAGATAGATTTTTTGCACCTTTGGAATATTCTAAAAAACAAGGATGGTATTACACCGATGATGATTGGCGATTACCTAGTGTGAGCTTGAGTAAAGGGGAACTATTTGCCCTTACTTTGGGGGCGAGGATGCTCAGTGCTTATGCTGGTTCGGCTTATGAAGAAGAGTTGCGCTCATCCATTCACCAGTTATCAGCAAGATTACCTGACAATACATGGATTGACTTACAACAACTGGCGGATGAAAGGATTGTTTTTCGCTCTGGTGCGCAAATAACTAATTTAGATCCTCAAATTTGGCAATTGTTACTAGAGGCATCTAACACTAAACATTCTATTTGGATGCGTTATTATACCGCCAGTAGGGATCAAGAGTCGGAAAGAATAGTTGACCCTTATTTTCTTCATATATATAGAGCCACTAATCCTTATTTGATAGGTTTTTGTCATAATAGACAGGATTATCGTTGGTTTAGGGTCGATCGTATTAAAGAGATTAATATTTTAGCAGATACTTTTACTATTAATCCTAATTTTAATAAAGAGGAATATTTACAGAAAATATTTCAATATGAAGTAGGTGGAAAAACTTTTCTTGTCAAAATAAAATTTAATGCTCAAACTGCCCCTTTTATTCGGGAGAGAAAATGGCATCATAGCCAAGAAATAGAAGAACATCAAGACGGTTCCCTAACTCTTAGTTTACAATCTTCTGGTTTAAATGATCTCAAACGTTGGATTTTGAGTTATGGTGCAGGTGCGATCGCCCTTGAACCCTTGGAATTAGTGGAGTTGATCAAACAAGAAGTAATGACAATTAAACACAATTATTAACTTTCATGGAGAGAAAATTATGATTTTAATAAATTTAGATAGAATGAGAATTCTAACCTCAGATTTAATGCTCTATAGTCGAAATAGTTTTATATCTTCTGACTATATTTCAGTGTTGGACATGAGCTCGTTTAATTTACAAAAATTAATTTTTGTCCTAACCTCAGATACCGTAAGGTGTTTATTTACTTTTCTTTATCCTAAGTCTGATTTCTTTTATGGAGCTAGTTTAATTTAAGGTGGACTGTGTTATCTTGAAAAAAATAACCCTCTACCATAAATTAAAGCCATAGCCATCAAACGGTAAAGGGAAAATTTCAAACTATTTAATTACAATTTCTATTTTAGTGAAAATGACACCAATTATAAACCTTGTATTTCCTGTGCAAGGAAATCTTTTGTGGGCAGATAATAACTATCGTCTCTATGCCACTTTGTGTCGAATTTGTCCCGAACTTCATAGTTTGCCAGGATTAGCCATTAATAGTATTTCTGGTATTCCCGATTATCAAGGCAAAATAACTCTAACTCCCTATTCTCGATTATATTTGAGATTACCCGTAAATGCGATCGCCCTTATTTATTCATTAGCAGGGCAAACATTAAACATTGACGGTGATAAGATTACCCTCGGTAACCCTGAATTACAAACCATTCAACCCTGTTATTCTCTCAAAGCAAGATTAGTCACCATCAAAGGTTATACCAAACCAATAGAATTTTTACAGGCCTCTAAAAGACAATTACAACAGCTAGAAATTCAAGCAAATATAGGGATTCCAGCGAACAAAAAAGGCGAACCCAAAAGGTTAACCATGAAAATCAATAAATCCCATCGCAGTTATACCATAGTCGGTTTTAGTGTAGTAGTGTCCGACTTATCAGAAGAAGATTCTATCAAACTACAAATTCACGGATTAGGGGGAAAACGCCGTTTAGGATGTGGAGTTTTTTATCCCAATATTAGAGTCAAAAAAGATTATCAAAAGGGGAAAAAAGATGTCGCCAAAACTCTTAGCTAAAAACAAATCTAACAACAAAGAATTAACCCTAGAGCAACACTTACAAGATACCGAAACCGCCTGTTTAGCTATTTTTAGAGGGCGTATTCTTAATAACTGGTGTCGTTTTTTCAAGGTAACAGATAAAAATGTATTTTTGTTACTTTTAAGAATTGCTTGTTTATTCCATGACATAGGTAAAGCTAACCCAGAATTTATACAGCTAGTATTAGGAGGGAAAAAATTTAAGCAAACTTTTCGCCATGAGTGGATTAGTGCGTTTATTCTCCATTGCCCTAATGTGAAGGAATGGTTCAGACAAAGTAATTTAGATTTAGACTTAGAAATTATTACCGCTTCGGTGTTAGGGCATCATTTACAAGCAACCCCTAAACAACAACATAAAATAGATGCTTTTGGGAAGCCGAGGAATATGGTCAAAGAATTACCTTTGTATTTAGATCATCCTCAAGTCACTAATACCCTTGAAAAAATAGCCACCTTAGCAAATCTGAAGGGTTTACCCACACTACCTCAAAAATGGATAGATGGCTCGGCTTTTTGGGATAATATTTACAGCGATATTCAAGATACCGCCGAAGATTTTGAATACGAAATCAGTAAAGATGCCCAGCGTCAAAGTTTACTACTTGCAGTCAAGGCGGGATTAATTGCCAGTGATTCTGTTGCTTCTGGTATTTATCGCACCCAAACATCCTCAGCCATAGAAAAATGGGTTAACCAAACTTTACATACTTACCCTATTACCGTGGAAGAAATTGAAGAAAAAATACTGCAACCCCGTTACCGTCAAATTGAGAAAGACACTGGTAAATCGTTTGAGTTAAAAGATTTTCAAAAGGAAGCCATTAATCTCAATTCTCGACTGCTATTATTAAGTGCCTGTGGTAGTGGTAAAACTATATTTGCGTATAATTGGGCAAAAGGAGTTACTGATAGTTACAAAATAGGTAGAGTTATCTTTCTTTATCCCACCAGAGGCACAGCAACAGAAGGATTTAAAGACTATGTATCATGGGCCCCCGAAACGGAAGCTAGTTTATTAACTGGTACAGCTAATTATGAGTTACGGGGGATGACAGAAAATCCCACAGAGTCAACTAAGGGTAAAGACTTTACAACACAGGAAAGGTTATACGCTTTAGGATTTTGGCAAAAACGCTTTTTTTCAGCTACTGTTGATCAATTTTTGTCATTTCTAACTCATAATTACGGCGCTATCTGTCTATTGCCCATTTTGGCGGATTCTGTGCTAATCATTGATGAAATTCACAGTTTTTCTCGATCAATGTTCGATAATTTTGTTAGTTTTTTGCAACATTTTGATATTCCTGTGTTGTGTATGACTGCCACTCTACCAACATCTCGCCATGAAGAATTAACCAGAATATTAGATAAACATAAATCAGGTTTAAAAGTTTATCCCTCTCCCAATAATCGTAGCCAACTAGAAGACTTAGAACAAGCAGAAACCTTACCCCGTTATCAAATCAGTCAGAGTAATTTTGATGAAGCAAAACAAAAAACGATTATTGCCTATCAAGAGGAAAAAAGGATTCTTTGGGTGGTTAATACCGTTGACAGATGTAGAGAAATATCAACTCAATTAGGTGAAATTTTGGAGACTGACATATTGACATATCATAGTCGGTTTCGTTTGAAAGATCGAAAAAAACGCCATGAAGAAACTGTTAACGCTTTTAAACAAACGGAAAAAGCTGTTATTGCTGTAACTACCCAAGTCTGTGAAATGTCTTTAGATTTGGATGCCCAAGTGTTAATCACTGAATTAGCACCCATTTCGGCATTAGTACAAAGGTTCGGACGATCGAATCGTCATGGTAAATTTGCCCACTCAGAAATATTGATTTATGAACCATCTCAACCATTACCTTACACTAAAGAGGAATTAGAAATTAGTCGTCAATTTCTCCATGATATTGTTTCTCCTCTTCCTGTCAGTCAGAGATTATTAGCCGATAAGTTGCAAGAATATTCTTTAAGAGAAAGGTTTAGTGATGGTAGTAGTCACTTTATCACGGGCGGTTATTGGGCAACAACGCAACCCTTTAGAGAATCCGATGATTATTCCTTTAGCGGTATTTTAGACAAGGATATAAACGAATACTTGCAACTGATGGAAGATAAAAACCCCGATGCAGAGAGCCTAATTTTACCCATATCCCGTAAATATATCATTGAGGACTTCCATCGACCTGCAAAGTTACCGAAATATTTACAAATTGCATCCCATGAAAACTATTGCGAAAAAAGGGGTTTAGGTTAATGACAGACAAAGAAATTATTGAATTATCCTATCGACTAGCTGAATTACCATCACCGCAACATCGAGCAGGTTTAGCAGGTTTAGTGTTGATGGTGCAAGATATTCAGAAGCAGGAAATTTTACAATATTATCAATCCGCTTTACTCGATTTGGATAGTCTCGATGAATTTGGTGTTACCATCAGATTTAATTTAGAAGGTTTAAAAGCCCTATTTGATTTAACTTTTGGGGCATTTATTGAGGAAAGAAGTACAGAAACTAAAATTAAAAATTTTGATCGAGTAGAGGAAATAGAAGCAAAAGACGATAAGAGTAAAATAAAAATCAAAAAACTTTATTATTACTCAGTGGTGACTCCTCAAGGTGCTTTTTTGCCTTATTTAGATGAATCTGCTGAAGGCAATAACGGTATTTGGATCAAATTATGGCGTGATATGTACTGGGGTATTATCAGAGGTGTTCCTGCTACTCGTAATTCCTTTAATTCTCGTGCTAATAAAGATTATGGGGCTTATAGTAATGATGTTGTAAAACAATGGACACAATTACAAAATCCTGATAAAACCATTGGACAATCAGGGAATTATTATTTAGGTGCAATGGCTTCTAATGCCGAAAATATACCCACTAAAGATAATATTGCCTATCAATTTCTCTTAAATTTTGCTCCTTTTGTTTTCCAAGTTTATCGCCCAACTACTATCAATAAAGATGGAAAAAGAGAGTTTGGCAGTTATGCTCTAGCTATTCCTGACGTAGCTAATTTAGAAAGATTTTGCTTTTCTTTTTCTAAATTATTAAAACAAAGAAATAATGATAAATTAGGTTATTCCCCCAAAGAATCTATTATCGATTTAGCAGAAGAAAGTGCCTTAAATTTCTTTATTTTAGAAGATAGAATAAGTAGAGATATTGGAGAGCAATCTACTAAAAAATCTATTCTTGGAGTTGAGGTTATTCACACAGAAAAAGTAGGTAATAATGTTAAATTTTATGGTTTTAACTACCTTGAACCTATTACTACTCAAACTGATAAATATAAGCAAATAAAAGATAAATATTGGTGTCCTTGGTTTCGGAAACAACGGTTAAAAAATCTCTTAAATTCCATCGTTTATACCGATAGTCAGGAGAGCAAATATGAGGAAAAGCCCCCTTGGTTTGGCTTTGATGACTTACTAAGTAGAGTCCCTCGTAAATGGTTGGAAACTGGTAAAGATTACTTTAGCCATGATGCTCGTATTTTATTTAATGAAGAAATTTTAAATTCACAAGGAGTAACTGAAATGTCAGAAAAAAATACTAAAATTCGTGATTATGCCTCAATCATTTATCAAGTTTGTCAATCATATGTTATGGGTAAATTAGAAAATAAATATGAGTTAAAATGGGATAAAATAAAAGGAAACTCTAAGCTAGAAAAAGATTATAATGATAAAAAAAATAAGATAGTTAATGAGGCTTTTTTAGCTGTAAGATCCCGTACAGAAAAACAAGCTTTTATTGATTATTTTGTTTCTACTCTTTATCCCTTTGTAAAAAAAGAAGAATTTGCTCAATTTGCAGAGGATTTATTTAAAAAAACTGATGAAATTAGAGCTTTAACTTTACTGGCTCTTTCCAGTCAATTTGCCATTAGTAAAGAGGTAAAAAATGATTCAGAGGTTCGTAGTTAAGCCCTTTAGGGCTTGTTAATGAAAGGCTAAAGCCATTACTACTAACTCTTATCCTCTGATACCGTCAGGTGTACAAAAAATAATTGGTTCTTAGAATAAACGGCTAAAGCCATTACTACTAACATTTATCCTCCGATACCATCAGGTGTACAAAAAATAATTGGTTCGTAGAGTAAACGGCTAAAGCCATTACTACTAACTCTTATCCTCCGATACCGTCAGGTGTACAAAAAATTATTTTGAGGTTAATTATGTCTAAAAAACAGTTAAATTTATTCGCTACGGTTTTAACTTATTCAGCCCCTGCTGGTAATTATCGGGGAGAATCAGAGGAAAATCGCACGATTTTACAAAAAATAGTCAAAGATGGACAAAAATACGCTGTTATTAGCCCTGAATCTATGCGTAATGCTATCAGAGAAACTTTGATTACTTTAGATCAACCCCATAATCGTACGAGATTACATGATCAAGATCAACTGGCTGTGGAGTTTAAGGAATATCCTAATCCAGATAAGTATGCTGATGATTTTTTATTCGGTTATATGGTGGCGAAAACTGATGATGTCAAAAAAATGAAACCAATTCCTCCAAAACGGGATAGTGTTTTTCGTTGCAATATGGCAGTAGCTTTAAGCCCTTATAAATATGATGCTATTTTTCATCAATCACCCCTCCATGCTAAAACTAAAAATAATGAAAAAACTTTTTGGAATAATGCAAGTACATCGGCTTTGTTACACAGAGAAGTAACCCATACTGCTTTTCAATATCCCTTTGCTTTATCCAGTCATGATTGTGGAGAAAAACCAGAGTGGGTAAGAGCTTTATTAAGTGCGATCGCACAGTTAAACAATGTTGCAGGGGGTCATGCTAGAGCATACTATGAATTTGCTCCCCGTTCAATGGTTATCCGTTTAACCCCTAAATTAGTGGCAGGATATAACACCTATGGCTTTGATGAGGAAGGTAACTGGTTAGAGTTGCATCGTTTAACTAATCGTCATGATGATAAATGTGATTTACCTGCGGACGAGTTTTGGATTGGAGGAGAAATTATCCGTGAGATGGAAGAATCCCAAGTTAAAAAATTAGCGGATATGGGGGTAAACCTTTTTAATAATTGTGAAACTCTTTTAAATTCTGTTGCTGATACTTTTCTTTAGTTGATTGGTGGGCATTGCCCACCCTACTGTTTTTGTTCAATTAATTACTATTTATTTTTAATGTATTTTTATGATTTTTCTCTATTTTAAAGCCCCTTTTGCCAGTTTTCGTCCATTTCAATCGGGTTCTTACCGTTCTACTACTCCTATTCCTTCTCCTTCCACGGTTTACGGAATTTTACTCAATCTCGCTGGTATTGAATTAAGAGATGATATAAATAAACCTATTTCCAATAACTGTCAAGATTTACCTAGTTTAAAAGTTGCGATCGCCCTTCTTTCGGGAAAATCAGACAAAATAGTTTTATCCCAACAACTCCATAATTATCCTGTCGGTAATTCAGGAAAAGAATTAGCTAAAAAAACCTACGGTAACAAATACTGGATTTCTCCTGTGCGAAGGGAAGTGTTAATCAATCACGAATTTATCGTGGGTATTAAAGGGAATTCGGATATAGAAACAAAGATTATCAAAGGTTTAAATGGTGAGTTAGAAAAATCTCGCTATGGTTTACCTTTTGCTGGAGATAATAACTTTTTGTTTGATTCCATTGAAATAATAGAACAACCGCAACTCGCTAGATGGTTTTTTCCCATTCAAGATCATACAAGAGCTCATCATCAAATTTGTCGTTTAACCACATGGATTGATCGAGAAGATAATACCAAGACAAAAATTAAAGTTTTTGCCCCCACTGATTTTACAACACAACCCCCTGAAAAAGTTTGGATTACTTTGCCTCAATAGGTGGATATTCAAGGGATACTTTACCCAGATAACCCTTGCGGAAATCCTGTAAAATTTGACGAGCTACCCTTTCTTGATCATTTTGATATTTAGTTTGTGCTAGTTTAAAAATAAATTCCTCCCCTGTTAAATCTAAAGGATCTAAACCATAGCGTTCTTTTAATACATATTCTGTACCGAGATTAACTAATAAATCGACAAACTTTTGGGCTACCTCTTGATTTTCATAGGCGGCTTCTCCAATATCCTCACAGATGGCTAATTTAAGCGCATCATCTTGGTTTTCAAGTTTTAAGGGAATAATTCCGGGGGCATCTAATAATTCTATGTCTTTAGAAATTCTGACCCATTGTAGCTGTCTTGTTACTCCTGCCTTTCTGGCACTAGCGACAATTTTACGATTAAGAAGGCGATTAATCAGGGCTGATTTACCAACGTTGGGAAAACCAATCACCACCGCTCGAACTGGGCGGGGTAACATTCCTCTGCTTTGACGTTTTTTGTTGACTTCTACACCACAGCCTTGAGATGCTTTGTTGATGGCTTTGACTCCTTTACCGTCTTTGGCGTTAGTAAAAAAAGGATTTTCTCCTTCATTTTTGAACCATTCCTGCCATTCTTGTTTGAGGGTGTTAGTAATCATGTCCTCTCGATTTAGGATTAAAATGCGAGGTTTATCGCCAATCCAATCTTTAAGTTGGGGATGATGGGAGGCAAGGGGAATACGGGCATCTCGCACTTCGAGGACAACATCAACACGTTTTAATTGTTCTTTGAGTTGTCTTTCTGCTTTACTAATGTGTCCGGGATACCATTGAATTAGTGCCATAACAGATTATTTTTCTGGGCTGAAGTTAATGTAGACCTGCAGTTAATTTTCCTTCAGCGATGTTTATAGTTAACAGGTACGGAAAGGGTGGGATTTGAACCCACGGACTGTTGCCAGTCACTCGATTTCAAGTCGAGCGCGATCGACCACTCTGCCACCTTTCCTGACAATAAGCATTACACATTATAACATAGTTTAGGGGGCAAAAACAATTAAGGATTTAGGACAAAAATAGTTGATAACTTCCATCGGAAAAATGATATTTTAATTAGAGTTCCAAATTTATGATTGTACGGTTAGGAAATATTATCAGATGGTCGAAGTTGCCCCTTCTACGGCGGAGATAGCCGAAGCATTGACAATGCCTGTGGATTTAGAGTTTGAATTGCCCGATCCTGAAGACGAGGAGATTCCTGAGCATGATTTTCAACAAAAGGTTGATGATGTTTGGAAGGTGTGCGATCGCTTTGACTTACAAACCGATATATGGCGTGGTAGAATCTTAAGGGCTGTAAGGGATAGGGAGAAGTTTGGCGGCGAAAATCGGGGTGCAGGTTTCCTCAATTGGCTTAAAAATAGGGAAATTAGTAAAAGCCAAGCCTATGCCCTGATTCAATTGGCAAATAGTGCTGATACTCTTTTGGCAGAGGGAAATTTGGATCCTGATGCCATTCAAAATTTTAGTAAACGGGCTTTTATTGAAACAGCAAAAGCCGAACCTGAAGTACAAAAGTTGGTTAGTGAGGCGGCTCAAAGTGGCGATCGCATTACCCGCCGAGAGGTAAAGCAATTAACCGATGAATATACCGCCATGAATTCGGATTATTTACCCGATAACGTTAAGGAAAAGGCGGTGGATGGTTCTCTCCCCCCCCGTCACCTTGCTCCTCTGGTTAAGGAGATGGAAAAGCTATCGGAGGAACAAATCGACGATATTAAGAAAGAAGTAGAGGCAAATCCTGATATTGATACGGTCAAAAAAATGACCTCCACCGCCAAGAGTTTAGCCAAATACATTGACTCTGCTTCTCAAGTAGAAACCCTCAGAGATTCCCCTGTGGACTTAGAAATGGCGTTGGATGAAGCCATGCGTCTTGACTGTCTCAGCATTACTGCTGACTTGGTTAAACAGGCGACTAATTTGGAGCAAAATGTGGCGAAATTGTACACTCTCTGGAAAAAAGTAGGTAGTATATCCGATCGCCTTTATGTGGAAACAGGATCGAGTAGTCCTAATTTGCGATCGCTCCTTACCTGTTTAGAAAGACTAACCAGCGAAGTAATAGAAGTCAAACTCGATGAAGGAGGAGAAAAACTAATCCGTCTTAGAGTGATGACAGAAGAATAATTAAGCCATAATCATATCCCCGTCAATTACCATGAGTAAATCTCGGGGATGATTAATAATATAGTCAGGTTGATACTGTTGCAGAATTTCGGGGGAATTAAAGCCCCAAGTAACCGCAACTACCCTAATATTACTTTTCTTCGCCGACTCAATATCCCTTGTTTCATCCCCCACATAAAAAGTTTCCGCCATTGGCAACTCATGATTGCGCATCACCCGATTAATCGTACGATGTTTGCCAAAAAGATTATTACTAGAATAAACAAACTGAAAATAATCCTCTAATCCGTTGCGAAAAAGAAACTCCCGCACACTTTCCTCCCAATTAGAAGTAATTACCCCCAAAATATAATCCCTCTCGTATAAAC
The sequence above is a segment of the Cyanobacterium stanieri PCC 7202 genome. Coding sequences within it:
- a CDS encoding hypothetical protein (KEGG: zro:ZYRO0C01672g hypothetical protein~SPTR: ZYRO0C01672p) gives rise to the protein MILINLDRMRILTSDLMLYSRNSFISSDYISVLDMSSFNLQKLIFVLTSDTVRCLFTFLYPKSDFFYGASLI
- a CDS encoding CRISPR-associated exonuclease, Cas4 family (PFAM: Domain of unknown function DUF83; CRISPR associated protein Cas1~TIGRFAM: CRISPR-associated endonuclease Cas1, subtype MYXAN; CRISPR-associated protein Cas4; CRISPR-associated endonuclease Cas1~COGs: COG1518 Uncharacterized protein predicted to be involved in DNA repair~InterPro IPR002729:IPR013343~KEGG: cyt:cce_1198 hypothetical protein~PFAM: protein of unknown function DUF48~SPTR: Putative uncharacterized protein;~TIGRFAM: CRISPR-associated protein Cas1; CRISPR-associated protein Cas4); this encodes MLATDLNYYQEKETTLRVSALHAFAYCPRLFYLEEVEELYTQDASVFAGRRLHEELEEKEEGEWQDLYLEDEYLGLRGRVDALKTFHGEIIPYEHKRGKCYRDKEKQPQPWESDKLQILAYCCLIEASLGVVVKEGRILYHADNVLIHIPVDDDARQWVKDTIQQARELRKSVHRPPVTNNEYLCSRCSLAPVCLPEEARLAHNKEWQPIRLFPQDDERDIIHILEPGTRIGRTGEQLKITRRNEPDEKVSIQQVGQVVLHSFSQISTQAVHFLTYKQVGIHFISGGGRYIGSVDTRNGSIQRRINQYQALTKPEFCLELAKKLVNCRGEGQRKLLMRGKRNLVSKCEELDYAITQMKKVLRQVPKVDSLSSLLGIEGNLAALYFGALPQIITKNVPSELHFATRNRRPPKDRFNALLSFGYSLLIKDVMNSIFTIGLEPAFGFYHQPRTQASPLALDLMEIFRVPLVDMVVLASVNRLQWDITEDFDIRGKQVWLSDVGRKKFIALYEKRKTETWKHPITGYSLTYRRLLELEVRLLEKEWCGESGLFGHLVLR
- a CDS encoding CRISPR-associated helicase, Cas3 family (PFAM: HD domain; Type III restriction enzyme, res subunit~TIGRFAM: CRISPR-associated helicase Cas3; CRISPR-associated endonuclease Cas3-HD~COGs: COG1203 helicase~InterProIPR001650:IPR014021:IPR014001:IPR006483:IPR 006474~KEGG: aco:Amico_0127 CRISPR-associated helicase Cas3~PFAM: helicase domain protein~SMART: DEAD-like helicase ; helicase domain protein~SPTR: CRISPR-associated helicase Cas3;~TIGRFAM: CRISPR-associated helicase Cas3; CRISPR-associated HD domain protein), with protein sequence MSPKLLAKNKSNNKELTLEQHLQDTETACLAIFRGRILNNWCRFFKVTDKNVFLLLLRIACLFHDIGKANPEFIQLVLGGKKFKQTFRHEWISAFILHCPNVKEWFRQSNLDLDLEIITASVLGHHLQATPKQQHKIDAFGKPRNMVKELPLYLDHPQVTNTLEKIATLANLKGLPTLPQKWIDGSAFWDNIYSDIQDTAEDFEYEISKDAQRQSLLLAVKAGLIASDSVASGIYRTQTSSAIEKWVNQTLHTYPITVEEIEEKILQPRYRQIEKDTGKSFELKDFQKEAINLNSRLLLLSACGSGKTIFAYNWAKGVTDSYKIGRVIFLYPTRGTATEGFKDYVSWAPETEASLLTGTANYELRGMTENPTESTKGKDFTTQERLYALGFWQKRFFSATVDQFLSFLTHNYGAICLLPILADSVLIIDEIHSFSRSMFDNFVSFLQHFDIPVLCMTATLPTSRHEELTRILDKHKSGLKVYPSPNNRSQLEDLEQAETLPRYQISQSNFDEAKQKTIIAYQEEKRILWVVNTVDRCREISTQLGEILETDILTYHSRFRLKDRKKRHEETVNAFKQTEKAVIAVTTQVCEMSLDLDAQVLITELAPISALVQRFGRSNRHGKFAHSEILIYEPSQPLPYTKEELEISRQFLHDIVSPLPVSQRLLADKLQEYSLRERFSDGSSHFITGGYWATTQPFRESDDYSFSGILDKDINEYLQLMEDKNPDAESLILPISRKYIIEDFHRPAKLPKYLQIASHENYCEKRGLG
- a CDS encoding hypothetical protein (PFAM: HTH domain~COGs: COG2378 transcriptional regulator protein~KEGG: cyt:cce_1192 hypothetical protein~SPTR: Putative uncharacterized protein), which gives rise to MSRHLERLLEIDNLIRGRERQTSSSLANALEVCDRTIRNDLDFLRDRFFAPLEYSKKQGWYYTDDDWRLPSVSLSKGELFALTLGARMLSAYAGSAYEEELRSSIHQLSARLPDNTWIDLQQLADERIVFRSGAQITNLDPQIWQLLLEASNTKHSIWMRYYTASRDQESERIVDPYFLHIYRATNPYLIGFCHNRQDYRWFRVDRIKEINILADTFTINPNFNKEEYLQKIFQYEVGGKTFLVKIKFNAQTAPFIRERKWHHSQEIEEHQDGSLTLSLQSSGLNDLKRWILSYGAGAIALEPLELVELIKQEVMTIKHNY
- a CDS encoding CRISPR-associated protein, Cas6-related protein (PFAM: Cas6 Crispr~TIGRFAM: CRISPR-associated protein Cas6, subtype MYXAN~InterPro IPR014174~KEGG: lic:LIC10939 hypothetical protein~PFAM: CRISPR-associated protein Cas6-related~SPTR: Putative uncharacterized protein;~TIGRFAM: CRISPR-associated protein, Cas6-related); its protein translation is MTPIINLVFPVQGNLLWADNNYRLYATLCRICPELHSLPGLAINSISGIPDYQGKITLTPYSRLYLRLPVNAIALIYSLAGQTLNIDGDKITLGNPELQTIQPCYSLKARLVTIKGYTKPIEFLQASKRQLQQLEIQANIGIPANKKGEPKRLTMKINKSHRSYTIVGFSVVVSDLSEEDSIKLQIHGLGGKRRLGCGVFYPNIRVKKDYQKGKKDVAKTLS